In one window of Frigoriglobus tundricola DNA:
- a CDS encoding sulfatase family protein, whose amino-acid sequence MRIFLSLFVLVTLANSSALIAADRPNIIVMMTDDQRHDFLSCAGHPFLKTPNMDRIAKEGFRYTNMFVTNALCAPSRATLMTGQYSHKNGVRDNLGTKLNPDAPWLPDELRKLGYEVAFCGKSHVPGHFREKTWDYYFGFRGQGDYLKPVIAESGPDGKIGPDKPYEGWMDDVVTDRAIAWMTQRQEGGTTKGKKPFVLFLFFKAPHRAWQPAPRNKDLYADAVVKKPALWDDPGAGKPRAFLQAANMFGQYPDTKDYDGMVRDYCRCITGVDDNVGRVLKALDDTHLADDTAVMYTSDNGFFMGEWQRFDKRFMHEPSIRVPLLVKLPKSLTGYRDGGSKLDPMVLNVDIAPTVLELAGGAAPAAMQGRSVLPLARAPRPGPVPPEGKPREAWYYEYFEFPDVSHNVNKHRGVRTTKWKLIHYYDPPFQFQNEWELYDLANDPEERVNLANRPAMKGTVKELQATMDALRKELGATDVK is encoded by the coding sequence ATGCGTATCTTCCTCTCTCTGTTCGTACTCGTTACGCTCGCCAACAGCTCCGCTCTCATCGCAGCCGATCGGCCCAACATCATCGTGATGATGACCGACGACCAGCGCCACGACTTCCTCTCGTGCGCGGGGCACCCGTTTCTCAAGACCCCGAACATGGACCGGATCGCGAAGGAGGGGTTCCGGTACACGAACATGTTCGTGACCAACGCCTTGTGCGCCCCGAGCCGGGCGACGCTCATGACGGGGCAGTACTCGCACAAGAACGGCGTCCGCGACAACCTGGGCACGAAGCTCAACCCGGACGCGCCCTGGCTCCCCGATGAGTTGCGCAAGCTCGGCTACGAGGTCGCGTTCTGCGGGAAGTCGCACGTGCCCGGCCACTTCCGCGAGAAGACCTGGGACTACTACTTCGGCTTCCGGGGTCAGGGCGACTATCTCAAACCGGTCATCGCGGAGAGCGGCCCGGACGGCAAGATCGGCCCCGACAAGCCTTACGAGGGCTGGATGGACGACGTCGTCACGGACAGGGCGATCGCCTGGATGACGCAGAGGCAGGAGGGCGGCACCACGAAGGGAAAGAAGCCGTTTGTGCTGTTCCTGTTCTTCAAAGCGCCGCACCGGGCGTGGCAGCCGGCGCCGCGAAACAAAGACCTGTACGCGGACGCAGTCGTAAAGAAGCCCGCGCTCTGGGACGACCCCGGCGCCGGCAAGCCGCGGGCGTTCCTGCAAGCGGCTAACATGTTCGGCCAGTACCCGGACACCAAGGACTACGACGGCATGGTCCGCGACTACTGCCGGTGCATCACGGGCGTGGACGACAACGTCGGGCGGGTGCTGAAGGCCCTCGACGACACGCACCTGGCCGACGACACAGCAGTGATGTACACGTCGGACAACGGCTTCTTCATGGGCGAATGGCAGCGGTTCGACAAGCGGTTCATGCACGAGCCGTCGATCCGCGTCCCGCTCCTCGTGAAGCTGCCGAAGTCGCTCACCGGTTACCGCGACGGCGGATCGAAGCTCGACCCGATGGTTCTGAATGTTGACATCGCGCCGACGGTACTGGAACTGGCCGGCGGTGCCGCGCCCGCGGCGATGCAGGGCCGGAGCGTGTTGCCGCTTGCTCGCGCTCCGCGGCCTGGCCCGGTGCCACCGGAAGGGAAGCCGCGTGAGGCGTGGTACTACGAATACTTCGAGTTCCCGGACGTGTCGCACAACGTCAACAAGCACCGCGGCGTCCGCACGACGAAGTGGAAGCTGATCCACTACTACGACCCGCCGTTCCAGTTCCAGAACGAGTGGGAGCTGTACGACCTGGCGAACGATCCGGAGGAGCGGGTGAACCTCGCCAACCGTCCCGCCATGAAGGGAACCGTCAAGGAACTGCAAGCGACGATGGACGCGCTGCGGAAGGAACTGGGCGCGACGGACGTGAAGTAA
- a CDS encoding 2OG-Fe(II) oxygenase, translating to MRKEELDGNQVFVIHDFLTPEECREYVRVTERVGYGPAPITTGRGFVMAPEIRNNERVMLDNGAWAAELWERAKPLVPSPFLGHDAIGLNERFRFYRYDPGHTFRPHYDGQFARNDERSQLTFMVYLSGDCEGGDTVIYIQDDGLTLPDGAALRVKPETGKALVFYHYLLHEGAPVTAGRKYVLRTDVMYRVPPEE from the coding sequence ATGCGGAAAGAAGAGCTGGACGGCAATCAGGTGTTCGTGATCCACGACTTCCTCACTCCGGAGGAGTGCCGGGAGTACGTTCGAGTCACCGAACGGGTCGGTTACGGTCCCGCCCCGATCACCACCGGCCGCGGGTTCGTGATGGCGCCAGAGATCCGCAACAACGAGCGGGTGATGCTCGACAACGGCGCATGGGCGGCGGAACTGTGGGAGCGGGCGAAGCCGCTGGTCCCGTCGCCGTTCCTGGGGCACGACGCGATCGGGCTGAACGAACGGTTCCGGTTCTACCGGTACGACCCCGGTCACACATTCCGCCCGCACTACGACGGCCAATTCGCCCGCAACGACGAGCGGAGCCAGCTCACGTTCATGGTCTACCTGAGTGGGGACTGCGAGGGCGGGGACACGGTCATCTACATCCAGGACGACGGGCTCACGCTGCCGGACGGCGCTGCGCTTCGGGTGAAGCCCGAAACGGGAAAGGCGCTGGTGTTCTACCACTACCTGTTGCACGAGGGCGCGCCCGTGACCGCCGGCCGCAAGTACGTCTTGCGGACGGACGTGATGTACCGCGTGCCGCCGGAGGAATAA
- a CDS encoding RrF2 family transcriptional regulator, producing the protein MFSQTVEYALRAVIHLANEAPAARTTAQIADATRVPKDYLSKILQGLAKKGIVDTQRGVGGGISLAKPPTELTILDVVNAVEPIKRFLVCPLDLPNHGTNLCPLHKRMDDAMATVEAAFRNTTLAEVLADPSNTSVPLCDGSGAVQSLKMRGK; encoded by the coding sequence ATGTTCTCGCAGACGGTGGAATACGCGTTGCGGGCCGTCATTCACCTGGCGAACGAGGCCCCGGCGGCGCGGACCACGGCCCAGATCGCGGACGCCACCCGCGTCCCGAAGGACTATCTTTCGAAAATCTTGCAAGGCCTGGCGAAGAAGGGGATCGTGGACACGCAGCGGGGCGTGGGCGGCGGCATCTCGCTCGCGAAGCCGCCGACCGAGCTGACCATTCTGGACGTGGTGAACGCGGTGGAACCGATCAAACGGTTCCTCGTGTGCCCGCTGGACCTGCCCAACCACGGGACCAACCTGTGCCCGCTGCACAAGCGGATGGACGACGCGATGGCGACCGTGGAGGCGGCGTTCCGCAACACCACGCTGGCCGAGGTGCTCGCCGACCCGTCGAACACGAGCGTGCCGCTGTGCGACGGGAGCGGCGCCGTGCAGTCGCTCAAGATGCGGGGCAAGTAA
- a CDS encoding protoglobin family protein: MTHIDEARLEADLGYRFDYVSRFIGLGPDDVAAIHAAAPALAPLVPGLVDAVYAKLFQQDATWRHFLPRQSGYDGDVPATLDRLTPDHPQIAFRTHHLGRYLTALVTKPYDEKMVEYLDVVGKIHTPKAGSKALDVPLVQMNALLGFVADALTATVLGLGLDRDTEVKTLRAFGKLLWVQNDLITRHYQSADRGPRTAE, from the coding sequence ATGACACACATCGACGAAGCGCGGCTGGAAGCGGACCTGGGGTACCGGTTCGACTACGTCTCCCGGTTCATTGGGCTCGGCCCCGACGACGTGGCCGCGATCCACGCCGCCGCACCGGCGCTCGCCCCCTTGGTGCCCGGACTCGTGGACGCGGTGTACGCCAAACTGTTCCAGCAGGACGCGACCTGGCGGCACTTTCTCCCGCGGCAGAGCGGGTACGACGGCGACGTCCCCGCGACGCTCGATCGCCTGACGCCGGACCACCCCCAGATCGCGTTCCGCACACACCACCTCGGGCGGTACCTCACCGCGCTCGTCACCAAGCCTTACGACGAGAAGATGGTCGAGTACCTGGACGTGGTGGGCAAGATCCACACGCCAAAGGCCGGGAGCAAGGCGCTCGACGTGCCCCTGGTGCAGATGAACGCGCTTCTGGGCTTCGTGGCCGATGCCCTCACGGCGACGGTTCTCGGCCTGGGGCTGGACCGTGACACGGAAGTGAAGACGCTGCGGGCGTTCGGCAAACTGCTGTGGGTGCAAAACGATCTGATTACGAGGCACTACCAAAGTGCGGACCGCGGACCGCGGACCGCGGAGTGA
- the secD gene encoding protein translocase subunit SecD, with protein MQRNFLRGLLICLIPCLLAGLFAARPEKYRLGIDLAGGTILVYQVNLERTKLRKETEQGPRDKDKEKDKAGPPAGLSTEEMNQLAAQIKRRIDPTDIKNVTVRPSGDRRVEIILPTGGATGSGRSNLSAEDIEEVKRLISQMGVLEFRILANGADDQAGLQAARTAIDETAKKKNLRWVNPETQKEEDASDLQVRAARGLPPPPPEDTYNVDINDTKATVRYVWVELGPEERESFGLSNAFEGRGDLWLTLAKDRDKAVALRGRAPSDPLNCDTLIYSRKCVSADQLAKEEADYKRLERENPGKSKDELEALTNRKKVEYFVLTRVSEQDTLKVGGDITMTATVGNDKSFNLAVDFRFNGAGGQQFGKITRRNKPTGSHHRQLAIVLDEKVVSAPSLNGEITTNGQITGGQKGFERKAVDRLVQILRSGALSAELVEKPVSENTIGPTLGADTIKRGQLAVAMAFVAILVFMVVYYRFAGVVACIALFANLLLTVGFMVSVNAAFTLPGLAGLVLTLGMAVDANVLIYERLREERNKGANIATAIRNGYDRAFPTIIDTHMTSIFTAIVLYAFGNDNLKGFAISLTVGLVISLFTSLYMTRLMFDFWLHKRWLTELKMMKLFDRPNFHPMKYRNLFFGITGALTVAGLALFVHRGENGLNVDFRGGTVFAGKLKAGEERGLTKTDDGRLGFRELLSEEAQKTKLAVKDVFWENKPTGDGLVNTWVYTITYADNAKSTVTLTEKPAGATDDEMRADVKARAETLPDVSVEQTFLSDETYPMGKSKRFTIRTTEKQRALVQTALDRLLRDADNKTLMDTATMTVEPVTGPKVELTFDQPTSLAFTTELFAREFKKLSADSGTDTFTLTGVGEPVDGRYTRMRLDAGSNPTLGLLNAPQAPANAAARTEQLKALQSVVTDTKRAFDSTPEPERLEVFDSTLASETRSKAFYAIGASWIAILLYLWFRFGNWTFGAAAVICLVHDLCFTLGAIAACHYLHLVPGLDFLLIQDFKIDLAAVAALLTLVGYSVSDTIVVFDRIREVRGKNPKLTAQMINDSVNQTLSRTILTAATVFLVSIVLYAFGGEGVHLFAFVMVMGVLVGTYSSVFVAAPLLLIFGEGHDMAGTAEPTEKAETEEATEEEVVEG; from the coding sequence ATGCAACGGAACTTCCTCCGCGGGCTTTTGATCTGCCTGATCCCGTGCCTCCTGGCGGGGCTGTTCGCGGCCCGGCCGGAGAAATACCGGCTCGGCATCGACCTCGCCGGCGGCACGATCCTCGTCTACCAGGTCAACCTGGAACGCACCAAGCTCCGCAAGGAGACGGAGCAGGGGCCGCGCGACAAGGACAAAGAGAAGGACAAGGCCGGCCCCCCGGCGGGCCTGTCCACCGAGGAAATGAACCAGCTCGCCGCGCAGATCAAGCGGCGCATCGACCCGACCGACATCAAGAACGTCACCGTCCGGCCCAGCGGCGACCGCCGCGTGGAGATCATCCTCCCGACCGGCGGGGCGACGGGCAGCGGCCGGTCCAACCTGTCGGCCGAGGACATCGAAGAGGTCAAGCGGCTCATCTCCCAGATGGGCGTGCTGGAGTTCCGCATCCTCGCCAACGGCGCGGACGACCAGGCCGGGCTCCAGGCCGCCCGGACGGCGATCGACGAAACCGCGAAGAAGAAGAACCTGCGGTGGGTGAACCCCGAGACCCAGAAGGAAGAGGACGCGAGCGACCTGCAAGTGCGGGCCGCCCGCGGGCTCCCGCCGCCCCCGCCGGAAGACACCTACAACGTCGACATCAACGACACCAAGGCCACCGTCCGGTACGTGTGGGTGGAACTGGGGCCGGAGGAGCGCGAGAGCTTCGGCCTCTCCAACGCGTTCGAGGGCCGGGGCGACTTGTGGCTCACGCTCGCCAAGGACCGCGACAAGGCGGTCGCGCTCCGCGGCCGCGCCCCCTCCGACCCGCTCAACTGCGACACGCTGATCTACAGTCGTAAGTGCGTCAGCGCCGACCAGCTCGCGAAAGAAGAGGCGGACTACAAGCGCCTCGAGCGCGAGAACCCCGGCAAGTCGAAGGACGAACTCGAAGCGCTGACGAACCGGAAGAAGGTGGAGTACTTCGTCCTCACCCGCGTGTCGGAGCAGGACACCCTCAAGGTCGGCGGCGACATCACCATGACCGCGACGGTCGGGAACGACAAGTCGTTCAACCTCGCGGTGGACTTCCGGTTCAACGGCGCCGGCGGCCAGCAGTTCGGCAAGATCACCCGGCGCAACAAGCCGACCGGCAGCCACCACCGGCAACTGGCCATCGTGCTGGACGAGAAGGTCGTGTCGGCCCCGTCGCTCAACGGCGAGATCACCACGAACGGCCAGATCACCGGCGGCCAGAAGGGGTTCGAGCGCAAGGCGGTGGACCGGCTGGTCCAGATCCTCCGCAGCGGGGCGCTGTCCGCCGAACTGGTCGAGAAGCCGGTGAGCGAGAACACCATCGGGCCGACGCTCGGGGCCGACACGATCAAGCGCGGCCAGTTGGCCGTCGCGATGGCGTTCGTCGCCATCCTCGTGTTCATGGTCGTCTACTACCGGTTCGCCGGGGTCGTCGCGTGCATCGCCCTGTTCGCCAACCTGCTCCTCACGGTCGGGTTCATGGTGTCGGTGAACGCGGCCTTCACGCTGCCCGGCCTCGCCGGCCTCGTGCTCACGCTCGGCATGGCGGTGGACGCCAACGTGCTCATCTACGAGCGGCTCCGCGAGGAGCGGAACAAGGGCGCGAACATCGCCACCGCCATCCGCAACGGCTACGACCGGGCGTTCCCCACGATCATCGACACGCACATGACGAGCATCTTCACCGCCATCGTGCTGTACGCGTTCGGCAACGACAACCTGAAGGGCTTCGCCATCAGCCTCACGGTCGGGCTCGTCATCAGCCTGTTCACCTCGCTGTACATGACCCGGCTCATGTTCGACTTCTGGCTGCACAAGCGGTGGCTGACCGAACTGAAGATGATGAAGCTGTTCGACCGCCCGAACTTCCACCCGATGAAGTACCGCAACCTGTTCTTCGGGATCACCGGCGCGCTGACGGTCGCGGGCCTGGCCCTGTTCGTCCACCGCGGCGAGAACGGGCTGAACGTGGACTTCCGCGGCGGCACCGTGTTCGCCGGGAAGCTCAAGGCCGGCGAGGAGCGCGGGCTGACCAAGACCGACGACGGCAGACTCGGCTTCCGTGAGCTGCTCAGCGAGGAGGCACAGAAGACCAAGCTCGCCGTCAAGGACGTGTTCTGGGAGAACAAGCCGACCGGCGACGGCCTCGTGAACACGTGGGTCTACACGATCACCTACGCCGACAACGCGAAATCGACCGTGACGCTGACCGAGAAGCCGGCCGGGGCGACGGACGACGAGATGCGGGCCGACGTGAAGGCGCGGGCCGAGACCCTGCCGGACGTGTCCGTCGAACAGACGTTCCTGTCCGACGAAACGTACCCGATGGGCAAGAGCAAGCGGTTCACGATCCGCACCACGGAGAAGCAGCGGGCGCTGGTTCAGACGGCCCTGGACCGGCTGCTCCGTGACGCCGACAACAAGACGCTGATGGACACGGCGACGATGACCGTCGAGCCGGTCACCGGGCCGAAGGTCGAACTCACCTTCGACCAGCCGACGTCGCTGGCGTTCACCACCGAACTGTTCGCGCGGGAGTTCAAGAAGCTCAGTGCCGACAGTGGGACGGACACGTTCACCCTCACCGGCGTCGGTGAACCGGTGGACGGGCGGTACACCCGGATGCGGCTGGACGCGGGCAGCAACCCGACCCTCGGCCTGCTCAACGCCCCGCAGGCGCCGGCCAACGCGGCGGCCCGGACCGAGCAGTTGAAGGCGCTCCAGTCGGTCGTCACCGACACCAAGCGGGCGTTCGACAGCACGCCGGAGCCGGAGCGGCTGGAAGTGTTCGACAGCACGCTCGCGTCCGAAACGCGGTCGAAGGCGTTCTACGCGATCGGCGCGAGCTGGATCGCGATCCTCCTGTACCTGTGGTTCCGGTTCGGCAACTGGACGTTCGGCGCCGCCGCCGTCATCTGCCTGGTCCACGACCTGTGCTTCACCCTGGGCGCCATCGCCGCGTGCCACTACCTGCACCTCGTGCCGGGGCTGGACTTCCTCCTCATCCAGGACTTCAAGATCGACCTGGCGGCGGTGGCGGCGCTGCTCACCCTCGTCGGGTACTCGGTGAGCGACACGATCGTGGTGTTCGACCGCATCCGCGAGGTCCGCGGGAAGAACCCGAAGCTGACCGCCCAGATGATCAACGACAGCGTGAACCAGACGCTGAGCCGCACCATCCTGACCGCGGCCACGGTGTTCCTCGTGTCGATCGTGCTGTACGCGTTCGGCGGCGAGGGCGTCCACCTGTTCGCGTTCGTGATGGTGATGGGCGTGCTGGTCGGCACCTACAGTTCGGTGTTCGTGGCCGCCCCGCTCCTGCTGATCTTCGGCGAGGGGCACGACATGGCCGGCACGGCCGAGCCCACCGAGAAGGCCGAGACCGAAGAGGCCACCGAAGAAGAAGTGGTCGAAGGCTAA
- the yajC gene encoding preprotein translocase subunit YajC → MSRLKKAMPMSYSLLLAEDPAPGQQPGGLVGSPMFPFFLVALMLLFWVVVILPMSRRQKKEQEQLLATLKRGAKVLTSAGIVGVVVSAKDGEDEIVIRSEDAKLRIKRNVVVQVLGTDAAETAKQ, encoded by the coding sequence TTGTCCCGCCTCAAGAAAGCGATGCCGATGAGCTACTCCCTCCTGCTCGCCGAAGACCCCGCACCGGGCCAACAGCCGGGCGGCCTCGTCGGCAGCCCGATGTTCCCGTTCTTCCTCGTCGCCCTGATGCTTCTGTTCTGGGTGGTGGTCATCCTCCCCATGAGCCGGCGGCAGAAGAAGGAGCAGGAGCAACTGCTCGCCACGCTGAAGCGCGGGGCGAAGGTGCTGACCAGTGCCGGGATCGTCGGCGTCGTGGTGTCGGCCAAGGACGGCGAGGACGAGATCGTCATCCGGTCGGAAGACGCCAAGTTGCGGATCAAACGGAACGTCGTCGTGCAGGTGCTCGGCACCGACGCCGCCGAAACGGCCAAGCAGTAA
- the tgt gene encoding tRNA guanosine(34) transglycosylase Tgt produces MSISFTLHATDGAARAGTLHTPHGAVPTPAFMPVGTQATVKGLTPEMVRAAGAHIILGNTYHLALRPGDEIVRDLGGLHKFMHWDGPVLTDSGGFQVFSLAGQVKLTDHGAKFKSHIDGAPLELTPERAVEIQQNLGSDIAMVLDECPPADADPAKMRAAVARSVGWAERCKAHHTRPDQAQFAIVQGGLDLQLRAECARDLVAMDFPGYALGGFSVGEAPEAMHAALPACAACLPAHKPRYLMGVGRPQDLLAGVASGIDMFDCVMPTRNGRNALAFTSDGPIRLRNAKHRRDPAPVASDCACYCCANYSRAYLHHLFAADEMLGPTLLSLHNIAFYLRLMADARAAVTEGRFAAFHAGRLARWNAAP; encoded by the coding sequence ATGTCCATATCGTTCACCCTTCACGCCACCGACGGGGCCGCCCGCGCCGGCACCCTGCACACGCCCCACGGCGCGGTGCCCACGCCCGCGTTCATGCCGGTCGGCACGCAGGCCACCGTCAAGGGGCTCACGCCGGAGATGGTCCGCGCCGCCGGCGCCCACATCATTCTCGGGAACACCTACCACCTCGCGCTGCGGCCCGGGGACGAGATCGTGCGCGACCTCGGCGGCCTCCACAAGTTCATGCACTGGGACGGCCCCGTCCTCACGGACTCGGGCGGGTTCCAGGTGTTCAGCCTCGCGGGGCAGGTGAAGCTCACCGACCACGGGGCGAAGTTCAAAAGTCACATCGACGGGGCGCCGCTCGAACTCACCCCGGAACGCGCCGTCGAGATCCAGCAGAACCTCGGCTCCGACATCGCGATGGTGCTCGACGAGTGCCCGCCCGCGGACGCGGACCCGGCGAAGATGCGCGCCGCGGTCGCCCGCTCGGTCGGCTGGGCCGAGCGCTGCAAGGCCCACCACACGCGGCCCGATCAGGCCCAGTTCGCGATCGTCCAGGGCGGTCTGGACCTGCAACTGCGTGCCGAGTGCGCGCGGGACCTGGTCGCGATGGACTTCCCGGGCTATGCGCTCGGCGGCTTCAGCGTGGGCGAAGCGCCCGAAGCCATGCACGCCGCCCTCCCGGCGTGTGCGGCGTGTCTGCCGGCACACAAGCCGCGCTACTTGATGGGCGTGGGGCGCCCCCAGGACCTGCTCGCGGGCGTCGCCAGCGGTATCGACATGTTCGACTGCGTCATGCCGACCCGCAACGGGCGGAACGCCCTGGCGTTCACGTCTGACGGCCCGATCCGGCTCCGAAACGCGAAACACCGGCGAGACCCGGCCCCGGTCGCGTCCGATTGTGCGTGCTACTGCTGTGCGAACTACTCGCGAGCGTACCTGCACCACCTGTTCGCGGCCGACGAGATGCTCGGGCCGACGCTCCTGAGTCTGCACAACATCGCGTTCTATTTGCGTCTGATGGCCGACGCCCGGGCCGCCGTCACCGAGGGGCGGTTCGCCGCCTTCCACGCCGGCCGCCTTGCCCGCTGGAATGCGGCTCCCTAG
- a CDS encoding DNA-directed RNA polymerase subunit alpha C-terminal domain-containing protein → MTESLIDLRALLVEREDFEGGMVNRLREGLSQGGPQVRNLKDIIDTLTKRLAAAAAPQQKKIHLKLGIANYFLGHVRNAVEQLKQAEGPLAAFFLGQAHVALGQARPYAEGEAAADTTDHYDAAVKAFDKAEKAGYAPQSVQLQRAGVLRLQGHLGEAKTILTKLKDAAAHNAEYYYQEGALAEAEGDLPRAAKYYERAVELEPRHAAALFRLGFLNDQQGNDHDAIGFYERCLKYPPVGKGVLYNLGVLYEDNDMYDKAADCFRRLAKADPRDERAKLFVRDAEASLSMHYDPQDEQQNVAFRQVMEIPITDFELSVRSRNCLKRMNIRTLGDLTRVTESQLLASKNFGETSLEEIRAIMNAKQLRIGQSLEQGQQYEFRYRPQQNLSPEEQATLNKPVSDLNLSVRARKCMNRLNIGTLGELVQRTADELLEAKNFGMTSLNEVRERLTQFNLKLRGD, encoded by the coding sequence GTGACGGAATCTCTCATCGACCTGCGTGCCCTCCTCGTCGAGCGCGAGGACTTTGAAGGCGGCATGGTGAACCGGCTCCGCGAGGGGCTGTCCCAGGGCGGGCCGCAGGTTCGCAACCTCAAGGACATCATCGACACGCTCACTAAGCGGCTCGCCGCCGCCGCCGCGCCGCAGCAGAAGAAGATCCACCTCAAGCTCGGGATCGCGAACTACTTCCTCGGTCACGTCCGCAACGCGGTGGAGCAACTGAAACAGGCCGAAGGGCCGCTGGCCGCGTTCTTCCTCGGTCAGGCCCACGTCGCGCTCGGTCAGGCCCGCCCCTACGCCGAGGGCGAGGCCGCGGCCGACACCACCGACCACTACGACGCCGCCGTCAAGGCGTTCGACAAGGCCGAAAAGGCCGGCTACGCCCCGCAGTCGGTCCAGCTCCAGCGCGCCGGCGTGCTGCGCCTCCAGGGGCACCTCGGCGAAGCGAAGACGATCCTCACGAAGCTCAAGGACGCGGCGGCCCACAACGCCGAGTACTACTACCAGGAAGGCGCGCTCGCCGAAGCCGAGGGCGACCTGCCCCGCGCCGCGAAGTACTACGAACGGGCCGTCGAACTCGAACCGCGCCACGCCGCGGCCCTGTTCCGCCTCGGGTTCCTCAACGACCAGCAGGGCAACGACCACGACGCCATCGGCTTCTACGAGCGGTGCCTCAAGTACCCGCCCGTCGGCAAGGGCGTGCTGTACAACCTCGGCGTGCTCTACGAAGACAACGACATGTACGACAAGGCCGCCGACTGCTTCCGGCGGCTGGCCAAGGCCGACCCGCGCGACGAGCGGGCCAAGCTGTTCGTGCGCGACGCCGAGGCGTCGCTCTCGATGCACTACGACCCGCAGGACGAACAGCAGAACGTCGCGTTCCGGCAGGTGATGGAGATCCCCATTACCGACTTCGAGCTGTCGGTCCGCAGCCGCAACTGCCTCAAGCGGATGAACATCCGCACCCTCGGCGACCTCACCCGCGTCACCGAGTCGCAACTGCTGGCGAGCAAGAACTTCGGCGAAACTTCGCTCGAAGAAATACGAGCCATCATGAACGCGAAGCAGTTGCGCATCGGCCAGTCGCTCGAACAGGGGCAGCAGTACGAGTTCCGCTACCGCCCGCAGCAGAACCTCAGCCCGGAGGAGCAGGCCACGTTGAACAAGCCGGTGAGCGACCTGAACCTGTCGGTCCGCGCCCGCAAGTGCATGAACCGGCTGAACATCGGCACCCTCGGCGAACTCGTTCAGCGCACCGCCGACGAACTGCTCGAGGCCAAGAACTTCGGTATGACCTCGCTCAACGAGGTCCGCGAACGGCTCACGCAGTTCAACCTCAAGCTCCGCGGGGACTGA
- a CDS encoding leucine-rich repeat domain-containing protein, whose amino-acid sequence MSRRLLCGIVTWLVLSSPQARTARADDAEDKALALVEKLGFVIRNDKLPDQPVIGLVLVGKVRDADLKDLVGFKQLTHLDLGDCAMVTDAGLKDLAPHKRLTYLSLRKTKVTDAGIKDLSGLKTLTKLDLDGTEVTDAGVRELQKALPKCKIIK is encoded by the coding sequence ATGTCGCGGAGACTGCTGTGCGGAATTGTGACCTGGCTCGTGCTGAGTTCGCCTCAAGCACGCACGGCGCGGGCGGACGACGCCGAGGATAAGGCGCTCGCACTCGTCGAAAAGTTGGGCTTCGTGATTCGGAACGACAAGCTCCCCGATCAGCCCGTGATCGGGCTGGTGCTGGTCGGCAAGGTGCGGGACGCCGACCTGAAAGACCTGGTCGGGTTCAAACAGCTCACCCACCTCGATCTGGGCGACTGTGCGATGGTGACGGACGCCGGGCTGAAGGACCTGGCCCCGCACAAGAGGCTCACCTACCTCAGCCTACGCAAGACGAAGGTAACGGACGCGGGGATCAAGGACCTGAGCGGGCTCAAGACCCTCACCAAGCTGGACCTGGACGGCACAGAGGTGACGGACGCGGGCGTGAGAGAACTCCAGAAGGCACTGCCGAAGTGCAAGATCATCAAGTGA